CTATTCTAAAAATGTTATACGGCGAACTCAAACCTACCCAAGGGGAAGTCAAAGTAGCCGGGTTTGATGTCAAAAATATTAAAAAAAGTGATATACCTTATTTGCGCAGAAAGCTAGGTATTATTTTTCAAGACTTTCAACTTTTACCTGATAGAAATGTAAGCGAAAACATAGAATTTGCTTTACGCGCTACGGGCTGGACAGACAGTGTAAAAATCAAAAACAAGATATCCCAAGTGTTGATGATGGTAGGACTTTCTGCAAGGGCTTTATCCTATCCCCATGAGATATCAGGGGGTGAGCAGCAGCGTGTCGTTATCGCCCGAGCTTTAATTAACGACCCTGTACTTATTATAGCCGACGAACCTACAGGCAATCTTGATCCCGAAGTATCCAAAGAAATTATTCAAATTTTGCTCAATATCCATAAAATGGGCACAGCAATTATATTGGCTACCCATGACTATTCTATCTTAAAAAGGCATCCTTTCAGAACACTAGAGTGCAGATTGGGCGAAGTAATTGAGCACTCCCAAAGCTATATAGCTCAAAAATCTTGGGACTAAACTGTGTCTTTTTCTTATTCAGATCTACTACTTTGCGTTAACACCTTAAACAAGCTCTCTATGCTCTTTTCATGCTGACCAATAGAAATAACTACGTATCCTTTTTGTACACAACGGTCAAACAATTCTTTTGCAGCTTCCTTATGATTTTGTGTAAATAAATGTAGCACATTCTCATTGATGCGTTCTAATTTAGTTACATGAACTAATCCCTCAAAATCTTGAACATCAATAGGTTTTTGGGAGTCTACTACCAATTCAATGTAGTTTTGTGCCGATAGTCCTTGTTTTAAGTTCGTCAAAGTATCGTTAGCTACAATTTTTCCTTCATTGATAATAACTACTCTGTCGCAAATAGCTTCAACTTCTGAAAGAATGTGTGTAGAAAAAATTACTGTTTTCTCTTTTCCAACTTCTTTGATAAGGTTACGAATTTCAATAATCTGATTTGGGTCTAGTCCTGTGGTAGGTTCATCTAAGATGAGTACGTCGGGCTTGTGAATCAGGGCTTGAGCTAAGCCTACTCGCTGCCTATAGCCTTTGGAGAGCATTCCAATTTTTTTGTGTTGTTCTTTGGT
This window of the Bacteroidia bacterium genome carries:
- a CDS encoding ATP-binding cassette domain-containing protein; amino-acid sequence: MFSEEPVVQVSQVSIDIKGRSILKNVSFTLNKGEFCYVIGRTGSGKSSILKMLYGELKPTQGEVKVAGFDVKNIKKSDIPYLRRKLGIIFQDFQLLPDRNVSENIEFALRATGWTDSVKIKNKISQVLMMVGLSARALSYPHEISGGEQQRVVIARALINDPVLIIADEPTGNLDPEVSKEIIQILLNIHKMGTAIILATHDYSILKRHPFRTLECRLGEVIEHSQSYIAQKSWD
- the gldA gene encoding gliding motility-associated ABC transporter ATP-binding subunit GldA; translation: MIVLESVTKIYGKQIAVDNISFTVQQGEILGFLGPNGAGKSTTMKMITTYLTPTAGKITVCGLDTQTQYMQVREKIGYLPEHNPLYLDMYVKEYLLFVAKINHIPRREVRSRIAEMIEICGLTKEQHKKIGMLSKGYRQRVGLAQALIHKPDVLILDEPTTGLDPNQIIEIRNLIKEVGKEKTVIFSTHILSEVEAICDRVVIINEGKIVANDTLTNLKQGLSAQNYIELVVDSQKPIDVQDFEGLVHVTKLERINENVLHLFTQNHKEAAKELFDRCVQKGYVVISIGQHEKSIESLFKVLTQSSRSE